In the Ostrinia nubilalis chromosome 7, ilOstNubi1.1, whole genome shotgun sequence genome, one interval contains:
- the LOC135073665 gene encoding juvenile hormone esterase-like — MMPCIPTLVAILLILHSSDASLRVDPLVNTNLGLIRGVRATDGNYAMFMGIPYAQVNASNPFGKAIPQEPFDDVFEADDDSAICPQIEEFNKTTTGSLDCLHLNVYVPTIANTANPVPVLVWIYGGGFSIGFAGRLLYGPKYIVRHDVILVTLNYRVGAYGFMCLDTPENPGNEGFKDQLLALRWVKENIQAFGGDPNKITLFGESAGGISVDFQILTQKEKLFDRAILQSGTSLLPTFPEPLKNSPLILAEHLGYVTNDINDALSFLSNADTNLIIDATSELGLNFRPCVEKQFEGVESFITEDWKQAPMPKVNGMPILIGFNDHERLSNYFGDTAGEFNAFDVFKARLNLAFNISDSNFNGMEELAQRFYLGDEEVSAEQVMDVIDFDSDIHFNHPTYRSIAKYLDNDAANIYFYMFSYVGNRNFVKRKNNINIGGAAHADEIGYLFDISLYEETPTDDDQRVIDQMTTLWTNFAKYGNPTPEISELLPFEWTPIKKGSPYHYLDLGSELKMGTRPFHRRMAFWDLFYRANRDLEIVYPGSD; from the exons ATGATGCCCTGCATACCAACGCTTGTGGCAATCTTGCTAATATTGCATAGCAGTGATGCGTCTCTCAGAGTCGACCCTTTAGTGAACACAAATTTGGGTTTGATACGTGGTGTGAGGGCTACAGATGGAAACTATGCTATGTTCATGGGAATACCGTACGCGCAAGTCAACGCATCTAATCCATTTGGG AAAGCAATACCTCAAGAACCATTTGACGACGTTTTTGAAGCAGACGATGACAGTGCAATCTGCCCTCAAATAGaagaattcaataaaactacGACCGGCAGCCTCGACTGCCTGCATCTCAACGTCTACGTCCCTACTATAGCCAACACAGCGAACCCCGTTCCTGTATTAGTCTGGATCTACGGTGGAGGATTCAGTATCGGGTTTGCAGGAAGACTCTTGTATGGCCCGAAATACATAGTGAGACATGACGTCATACTAGTGACACTCAACTACAGAGTCGGTGCTTACGGATTTATGTGCTTGGACACTCCCGAGAATCCTGGCAACGAAGGATTCAAAGACCAACTGCTCGCTTTGAGATGGGTAAAAGAGAACATTCAAGCATTTGGTGGCGATCCCAATAAGATAACACTGTTTGGTGAAAGTGCCGGTGGAATTTCTGTTGATTTTCAAATTCTCACGCAGaaagaaaagctttttgataGAGCTATTCTCCAAAGTGGAACTTCACTGCTACCCACTTTTCCGGAACCACTTAAAAATTCCCCGTTGATCCTTGCCGAACATCTCGGTTATGTCACGAATGACATCAACGATGCATTATCATTTTTATCTAACGCAGACACAAACTTGATTATTGATGCGACGTCTGAACTTGGATTGAACTTCAGACCTTGTGTAGAGAAGCAATTTGAAGGCgttgaaagttttattactgAAGATTGGAAGCAAGCTCCGATGCCGAAAGTAAACGGAATGCCTATACTAATAGGTTTTAATGATCATGAAAGATTATCAAATTACTTTGGTGATACAGCTGGTGAATTTAACGCCTTTGATGTTTTTAAGGCGAGATTAAATCTGGCATTTAATATTTCTGACTCCAATTTTAATGGAATGGAGGAACTTGCTCAACGTTTCTATCTAGGTGATGAGGAAGTCAGCGCTGAACAAGTAATGGACGTAATCGATTTCGATTCAGACATCCACTTCAATCATCCGACTTATAGAAGCATCGCAAAATATTTGGATAACGATGCAGCTAACATCTATTTCTATATGTTTTCATATGTGGGCAATAGAAACTTTGTCAAgagaaaaaataacataaatattggTGGTGCTGCTCATGCTGATGAAATTGGATACTTGTTTGATATTTCTCTGTATGAAGAGACGCCGACTGATGACGATCAACGGGTGATTGACCAGATGACCACTTTGTGGACAAATTTTGCTAAATACgg cAATCCCACACCTGAAATTTCGGAACTACTGCCCTTCGAATGGACGCCGATAAAGAAGGGATCTCCCTACCACTACCTAGACTTGGGTTCGGAACTCAAGATGGGCACCAGACCTTTCCACCGCAGGATGGCCTTCTGGGACCTTTTCTATAGAGCTAACAGAGACCTTGAAATTGTTTACCCTGGAAGTGATTAA